The Campylobacter concisus DNA window AAGTCAGTCTTAAAACCATTTATCGTTACGATGCGTTGCTGATTTTCACCAAATACCGTTCCACCAACGGTTACAATGCCATTTTCAGTAGTTAAGCGAACGGTGATTTTATTTTTAAAAATGCTATCTCCACCAAGGCTAGTTTCGGTCACTATTCCTTTTTCATCGCATAAAAATTTAGCATTTACGTAATTTATCGCATCACCAAGACTCTCTTTTAATGCACCAACTATGGCAAATGTTAGCATTGAATTTGCATATTCGCTAATCTGACCGTGAGTTTCTATACGGATAGCCTTGATAACGCTTTTATTTATCTGTGCAGCAAGAAACGCCATCTTGCTTGTAAGATCGATATAAGGCTCAACAAAAGGCGGTAGATCTTCTGTTTTTATAGGTAAATTTAACGCATTTGGATAGCTTATACCGCGAGCTGCCAAGATAGCTTGTTCGACTGCCTCAACTGCGATATTTCGCTGCGATTCAAGCGTATTTGCTCCAAGGTGTGGGGTGACGCTTACATTGTTTAGATCAAGAAGTGGATGATCAGTTGCTGGCTCTCTTGTAAAAACATCAATACCAGCAAATGCTATCTTACCACTTTTTAGCCCTTCATAAAGTGCTTCTTCGTTATAAAGACCGCCTCTAGCGCAGTTTATAAGTCTTACGCCATCTTTCATTTTTGCGATCTCTTTGGCACCGATCATATTGGTTGTCTCTTTAGTCTTTGGCGTATGGATCGTGATAAAATCACATGCTAAAATATCATCAAAATTTTTAGTATAAGTACCACCCATATCTATGACTTTAGATGGGTCAATATATGGATCATAAGCGATGATCTCCATGCCAAAAGCTTTTGCGCGAATAGCTACCCTTGAGCCAATATTTCCAAAGCCGATCACACCAAGCTTTTTCTTAAAAAGCTCAACCCCATACCACTTCTCACGCTTCCAGATTCTATCTAGCTTTAGATCATTATGAGCGTATTCAAGAGATCTAGCTGAAGCTAGCATATGCGCCATTGTTAGCTCAACTGCAGCAATAGTGTTTGCAGTTGGAACGTTCATAGCTATTATGCCACGCCTTGAGCATCCTTCTATATCGACATTATCTACACCAACACCAGCTCTAACAATAGCTTTTAGTTTTTTACCAGCGTTTAAAAAGGCCTCGTTTACTTCAGTTGAGCTTCTTGTTATAGCAACATCAGCCTCGCCTAAAATTTTTAAAAGTTCATCTTTGGGAGTATTAACTGCGTCTATTACATTTATATCTTGCTCTTTTTTTAAAAGTTCAAAACCTACTGGATGTATCGCATCGCAAACAATGATAGTTTTCATAATTTTACCTCTCTCACACTTGAGTGGATATCATAAACTCTTAGTTCTAAAATGATATTTTGTAGAAGCTTAGAGTCTTGAGTATTTAAAAATATCTGGCTTTTTGCACCATCTTTTACAACAGTAAAATCGACCTCACTTTTTCTTAAAGTCTGCATCAAACAAAACATTGAATAGATATCATTTTTATCTATCAAAAGCTCATATGCAGTAATCTTTGGTTTTTCTATTTTGGGTCGGTTGTATTCTATAAAAATTTCATTTACAGGCAGCACATAATCTCTTTTTTTAATAGTTGCTAGTTCACTCATCCAGTTGGTATTACTGGTTGTGTTTTTGGTTAAATTTTGCTCATTTGTGATATTTTCTTCATGTATCTGGCTGAAATTTACACTTGCAAATTTAACAAGAGAAATTCCAACCAAACCCAATATTACAAATAGCAGGACAACTACTAATAAAAGTACGCGTCTGCCCATTTAAACTAAAGTAATTGTTCTTTTATAATATCGCCGAGTGTTACTTTATCATCGTTATCATTGATCTCATTTAACACTTCACGCTCTTTTTGTTTTGCTAAACGGCGTATGCTTAGGCGAATTCTATTTTTCTTCTCATCGATAAATGCGATAGCTGCTTCGATCTCATCACCGATCTTAAGTGTACTAACATCTACACTACCTAGATCTTCTTTGCGGATCAGCGCATCAACGTTATCGCCAAGCTCTACAAATACGCCAAAGTCTTTGATGTCGCGAATTGTTCCTTTTGCGATATCGCCTACATTAAATTTATCAGCAAATGCTTGAACTGGACTTTGTTTTAGGTCTTTTAGACTAAGTGAAACTTTTTGTTCAGCACTATCGATTTTGATGATTTTTACTTCAAGCTCGTCACCAGCTTTAAACATATCTTTGCATTTATCGTTTCTATCCCAAGACGCGTCTTCATTATGTAGTAAGCCTTCAACGCAGCCTACTCTAACAAATGCACCAAAATTTGTGATAGTTGTCACAACGCCTTTTACTACGTCACCTTCTTTGTGTTTTGCCTTAAACTCATCAAATGGCTTTGGAAGTAAATTTTTAAGACTCACTCTTAAGCGGTGTCCTTTTGCATCTATCTCGATAACCTCAACATCAATCTCTTGACCTTCATTGATGTGATCTTTTGGATTTTTTATATTTTTGTCCCATGAAATTTCAGATATATGCAAAAATCCTTCAATATCATTTCCAAGATCAACAAATGCGCCGTAAGGCTCGATATTGCTAACTGTAACTTTGATAGTGTCACCAACTTCTAGTCCATCATTTATGATCTCTTCCCAAGGATCTGGAGTAGCTGCCTTGATAGATAAAGACAAGTGGCGCTTTTCGTTGTCATAGCTGATAACTTTAACTAAAACCTTATCACCTTCTTTATATAGC harbors:
- the serA gene encoding phosphoglycerate dehydrogenase, which produces MMKTIIVCDAIHPVGFELLKKEQDINVIDAVNTPKDELLKILGEADVAITRSSTEVNEAFLNAGKKLKAIVRAGVGVDNVDIEGCSRRGIIAMNVPTANTIAAVELTMAHMLASARSLEYAHNDLKLDRIWKREKWYGVELFKKKLGVIGFGNIGSRVAIRAKAFGMEIIAYDPYIDPSKVIDMGGTYTKNFDDILACDFITIHTPKTKETTNMIGAKEIAKMKDGVRLINCARGGLYNEEALYEGLKSGKIAFAGIDVFTREPATDHPLLDLNNVSVTPHLGANTLESQRNIAVEAVEQAILAARGISYPNALNLPIKTEDLPPFVEPYIDLTSKMAFLAAQINKSVIKAIRIETHGQISEYANSMLTFAIVGALKESLGDAINYVNAKFLCDEKGIVTETSLGGDSIFKNKITVRLTTENGIVTVGGTVFGENQQRIVTINGFKTDFKPKGKMIIFKNHDVPGVIAQISKILADEKINIADFRLGRDDHNMALAVILVDEHIKAETLERLNALEACVWAQYAVI
- a CDS encoding 30S ribosomal protein S1, which translates into the protein MAVNKSVQLGKAKDEDIEDIDFAAMLEESFKKTEEDSDAKIVSINGDEVLIDVGKKSEGILNVSEITDANGNLTHKVGDTIKVVITGSRNGRPIVSHKKALRKEKVKAFIEAYDPENSGEIDVKVVGKNKGGFITQDVNGVEFFLPKTHSGFKNAEGVIGKTYKVRVIKIDKEENSIVVSRKKILDDDRKKRKEALSSIVENDSVIEGTVKKITTYGMFVDVGGVDGLVHYSEISYKGPVNPSSLYKEGDKVLVKVISYDNEKRHLSLSIKAATPDPWEEIINDGLEVGDTIKVTVSNIEPYGAFVDLGNDIEGFLHISEISWDKNIKNPKDHINEGQEIDVEVIEIDAKGHRLRVSLKNLLPKPFDEFKAKHKEGDVVKGVVTTITNFGAFVRVGCVEGLLHNEDASWDRNDKCKDMFKAGDELEVKIIKIDSAEQKVSLSLKDLKQSPVQAFADKFNVGDIAKGTIRDIKDFGVFVELGDNVDALIRKEDLGSVDVSTLKIGDEIEAAIAFIDEKKNRIRLSIRRLAKQKEREVLNEINDNDDKVTLGDIIKEQLL